The window GGCTGCCGCTATTGAGGCCAAGATCCTAGAGTTGTTCGGTGAGGCGTCGCTGTCCTATGCGCGAAACAAACACCGAGGTGGCCAAAGCGGGAAGAAGGGGACTCGCTATGAAGACTACTTCGCGACGCTTCGGGTTGCCGAGATTGCTGCCGAGCACGTCAAAATTGGTGGCAAGAAGCCGGATTGGCCAAAAATCGAGGGGCAAGCAGTTGGATTTGTTGACGATCTAGTTCTATCGAGTGTTGCCGAGACGCAACACTCGCAATGCAAGAACTCGCCGTCGGTAACTTGGAGTGGCGGAGAGCATCCGATCGCAGGCGACTTCGCAATGCAGCACGATCTTGCCGCTGCGACGGGAAAGCCAGATCCTAGGATGGAGCTTGTTGTATCGGATTCGGAATTGGCTGAGAAGCTGAGGAACTGCATCCCCGACAACATTGAGCCTTATTCGTCTGTCCGCCTATTCCCATATGCAACGACGGCCAATCGCTTGGTGCTGGAGGACAAGGAGATCCAGAGAACCTTGGCGCATCTGACTCGAGCCGAGGAGCCTGAACTAGATGAACTTTCGGAAACGTTCCAAGCAATTCTTCTGAGCTGGATTGAAACTGACGGGCAATGCTCTATCGGAGAGCTACTTGCTCGCGCAGGAAAACAATCTCCACAACTATTGCGAACCTTTCCGATCACTGATGGGGTAGAGCACCTCAGCCCTGGGTTCGTTGCAGCACTTGCCGCGGTAAACGACCTCAAGTACAGTGTCAAGAGAGGTTTTTTTAGCTGGTATTCGAGTGGCACATCGGGCATTTTTCCTCACGATTGCGGAACCGAAGAGTTTGCTCGCTTCCAAAAAAGAGTGATCAAAAATGCACCCAGTAACTTCGATGCCTTCTGGGACCTACTATGAGCAGAACGTATTCACCCTTCGTAAAGGACGATAAGGACGCCCAAGCGCTGCTTGACGTTCTTGTTTCGAAGAGCGCAGACGTTGCTCAGTATCGCGACGCTATGCGGGCGCTGGGAGCACACCTCGCTCTGGGATTGAAACCCAGGCTTGGGACGCCAGACGATCACGACATCTGCGTTGTGTGCACGGTAGAGGATGCGGACTTTTTGGCCCGAGGTGTATTGGAAGGCTTGGCCGATCAAGGGCTCTCGCAAAAGACTCGTATGCTTTGCCTTTGGAATGGTAAGGTGCGCGAGAGTGGCGTGTCAATTTCCCCAGTTCTTCGCCAATACAAAGAGGTTTTCGACCCAGAGGGAACTGTTTTTATAATTGTTAAGTCAATTATATCTGGCGCCTGCGTAGTTAAAACAAACTTGACTCGCGCCATCTCAAAGGCTGAGCCAAGTAAGATTTTTGTTGTTGCGCCGGTGATGCTTGAGGGAGCTGAGAAGCGCCTGGAGGATGAGTTCCCAAGTGGTATTGCGAGCAAATTCGAATACGTCTGGTTTGCCACAGATACTGATAAAGACGGGGAGAATGTTGTTCCTGGCATCGGTGGATCCGTTTACGACAGGCTCGGCTTGGGCAACGAAGACCAGAAGAACAAATACATGCCCGAGATAGTTAAGGAGCGTCGCAGTCATTACGCGGCAGTAGCTGCCTTAGCTTGATCCTTTTTGTATATTCGGAGAGCCCGCACTTGCGGGCTCTTTTAGTTTGCAAGAGGCGGTATGCTTTGGTACGACTGCACACGCTACTCGCCGCGACAACCCAAAGCCACTCACTTACATGTACGTCTCGGTATTCAATTCACTCTAGGTGCCGCCGCCATCGTTGAGGAACCACTGCAGTACATTGCGCTGCCGCTCATGTAGCCAACTGCCCTTGCCCCCGCGCCAAACGCTAGGCTCACGGCCGCATTACCTTGTTCCAATCAACGTCATAACCCGCCGCCTGCAGTTCCTGGCCCAGCGCTTGCTTCCAGCCGTTGCCAACATCCATGGCCACCCATACCACACCAGCAAAGTCACTCGGAATTTCGACTTCACCGCGTTTTAGCGCGCAAACCTTGCCTCGCCCAAGACGGCCCATGAAATAGCCGAGCTCAAGTAGCACATTCTGGCGGGCGCGCGGCTGGAGCTCGCCCTCCTTTGCACGGCCCTCATCATCGGGGGTGAGGAGTACGACGGCAAAACCGACGTCGTCATAGGCCTCGATCTTCTCAATGACAGTGCGGTTCTGGCTCGCCTGCTCGTGCAAGATGATCGGGTCAAAACCTATCTTGTCCAAAAAGCGAGCGACGGTCTCGCGTGCACCCTCATCATGGCCGTGGACCACAAACACGCGGCGGGAGAGAGGCTTGATGAGCGCAGAAATCGCGGTGGCTGACGCCTCTGCATTGCCGGTCACATCGGTAAGATCCTCGCGCAGCACACGTTGGGCCTCTCTCAGTAGCGCAACCGATTGGCTAATACTCCGCTCGACGCCTGCTTGATACTCACTCGGCGATGGGCCGTACCCACCCACACTCATGACGCTTGGAAACCAACTCAGGCTCGCGGCACCCTGAAATCGATTGTATGCAGATGTGCGCTCACCAAAACAACGCTCCAAAGTATCTTTGATGGCGGCGGACAGTGCACTCAACTCAGGGCTATTGCCTTTCGAGAGCGTCATGACGTCGAAAGTCTCCAGCGCGCCGATGCGCTCCTCCAAGCGTTCAATGCCGCGCTCAATCGCTGCCGGTGTCAGTTGGAGCTTGGGCTCGACCGTAGAAGTTGTGGCAGGACGGCGTGTGGCCATGGGGCCTCCAAATTATGACCTATGAGGTGCATTATCATATACAACAGAGCCGGGTGGCCGGGATAGAGCGAGGGCAGTCCTAGCGTGAAGGCTAGCAACCGAGCCCAGGCTGCCGATTGAGACTCATCGCCACCTCTCGTCAATTCTGGCGACAACGGTCAACGTCCAGAGTATTTCATGCTCGCTGCTTCGGCGTGCCAAAGCTGGGCCAAGATTCTCAGCGACTATGCTCTTAGCTTGGCGCCTCTGTGACTGAGGACCTTTCACCCAATCTATACATCCGCACGTGTGCCGCACACGCCATGCTGGCACGAGGCCAAGAGAGAAGTGTCTCATTGTCCTCAATTTTCCCAATCCAAATCCTGCTTTTGAACCCAATTAGTACAGATCAACGAATTGAGTACATGACGCGGATAGAAATTGGGTGAAAGGTAGGGAGGCCGTCCCCAACAGACCATATTTCGCGGTACGGCGTGCCCCCTATGCGATCGGCGAGCATCGATGCATTTATTCTTAACAAAAAGCAAAAGGAACCCGCAGTTTCTTGGGCCTTGGACCTCTATTGCAGTGCCGGGATCGCCAGATAGCCCTCTGAACCAGTTCCGATTGAGCTTGCCGCTCACCTGAATGTGCCCCATTGTTGACTCAACCTAGTGCCAATTCTTCGCATGACTGTGCCCAAACTACGCGTATTGGTGCACCGCCTCAGGCTTGGCGCATTGGTCCTTCGACAATACCTCCTGATGCTTTGTGCTCGGATCCGAACACTTCTCTACGTTCCGCCGCGCCATACGAGCACGCAGAAATCAACTAAAAATCAATTAATTAGACATAGTTGAAGGCATCCGTGTGCCACACTCTTTATGTTCCACTCCGACCGCTTGTTGGGCGCATGATGGGCTCACCTCTCACCGAAGGAACCCCAAGATTTGCACGCTGCCGGCCCTAGCTCGCCCGACTCCTGTTAGGTCTGCATTAAGCTTTTGTTAAGTATTTACTAAGCCGGTGTTAAGTGACTGTTAGGGATGCGTTAGGTCTTCCCTGGTTTGCCATACTCAGGCAGAGGGCGTGGCTCCAACTCAGTCACCACAACCAACTCGCCTCGCCCAAGATCGAGTTCCATCAACTCTCTTCGGCCGTCTGGATACCAACGCACGACCTGACCGGGATAGGCTGGATCACCAACGTAAATTGGCCTGCCCGCTGCCCAGTGGCTCCTGGCGGCCTCTCCGGCACCGGTTCCACGCAGACCAGCCTTGAGATCAGCCATGGTCTCTTTCATTGCTTCTCGAATTCTGCTTCCCACGTTGGCCAGTTCCTAATGTTGCAACCGCTTCAAAGTAGCCGTCTTTCCCTATCGGCCGGCCGCATGTGCGCTCCCCCTGCCGTCGCCGACAAGACGGCATTGGCACCTTCCGCGAAGTATATGGCTAGCCTTCATCCGATAGCATGGCAATCGAACACGTGCGCGGCTTGCCTCAGTCCCAGTGGCGTCGTTAGAACAACGTGCAGGGCCACACGTGGATCACGAGCCACTCGCGCATGCTTTGCGAATGGTCGGCGCTTGGAGCCGATTTCAACGAGCGCTCTGAGAACATCAAAGACGACTGCTCGAATCGGAGCGCCCCCCCCCACGGCGACTACTGCTCCTTTGCGTCCTACAGGCCTCGCTTGGATCTCCAGTTATCCACAGGCGCATCCGCCCTGCCTCGCCATCTATTAAATAGAAGATCTATCTTGTTAGGGTGTCTGGCAGGTACCAATTAGCACCCAATGAGTGCCTGCCAGGCACTGATCCAACGATGATTGGTGTCTACTGGACACGTATCAGTCAGAGCTGTGTACAACTTCTTCCGCCGCCTCGCTTCGCACGAGCTTGGTATGCAGCGAAAGCAGGGCCTCGCGCATCTCCCGCGGCAGCCCGTCAAAGTCCCCAGAATTTATTGTTATGACATCACCGGCCGCTTGTGTGACGTTGATCTGCAAGCGTTCGATATGAACCACCCGCGATCCAGAGAAGTCTCCGGACAATATGAGATTTTTCAGATCAGCCATCGCTGCTTGAACGGTAGTCGGAAGGTAATCCCAGGTTGCGACGGCGGCCTGCCGGCCGCTCCCATCACGAATGGACACCTGCTCGCGAAGCCGATACTCGTTCTTTCGCCCGGCTCTGGTCCGCTTGAGGTAGCCGAAGGTCTCCAGCACCTTTAGAACCCGAATCACTTGGCTCCTACTGATGCCAGTCTCATCAGCGATTACGTCGATCGACGGGAACGAGTTGCCGGTATTGAAGTTGGCGTGTGCCTTGATCACTAAGTACACCGTGACGGCATATGGGCCCATGCGCGCCGCATCGCGCGACGAGAACATCGAGCGGAATACGTGGAACCACGTGGTCTCGGCACGAAGGTTCTCGTCCGAGCCTAGTGCGACGGCATTCATCCGTTGGATGCTGAGAATTCTTCGTCGATCAGCCTGGCGATCTGTTCCGTACGGAAGTACATACGCCTACCGATGTGGATCTTCGTCGCATTGATACTGCGGGCCCACGCCGATCGTGACGTGGTCAAGCTGATGCGCAGCCCGTCCGGGCTGCGATCGAGAATCTCTGCGAGCTGCGTAAGCGTCAGCAGCACTGAGTACTTGTCTTTCAAGGTGGCAAAGGTTGCTGTCAACGATCGACTCCTCTATGCATCGCACGATTGCGGTTGGTGTCGATATTCTTCTCCAGATTGCGCTACATTCAGGGGTAAAAGAAATTCCGCCTCCACACAGGCAATGCAAGAAGGATCCAACAACATCTACCCCGGTATAGCTCTCAAGCCAAAGCGCGGCAGACCTCTCGGCAC of the Cupriavidus malaysiensis genome contains:
- a CDS encoding TIR domain-containing protein, which encodes MATRRPATTSTVEPKLQLTPAAIERGIERLEERIGALETFDVMTLSKGNSPELSALSAAIKDTLERCFGERTSAYNRFQGAASLSWFPSVMSVGGYGPSPSEYQAGVERSISQSVALLREAQRVLREDLTDVTGNAEASATAISALIKPLSRRVFVVHGHDEGARETVARFLDKIGFDPIILHEQASQNRTVIEKIEAYDDVGFAVVLLTPDDEGRAKEGELQPRARQNVLLELGYFMGRLGRGKVCALKRGEVEIPSDFAGVVWVAMDVGNGWKQALGQELQAAGYDVDWNKVMRP
- a CDS encoding helix-turn-helix domain-containing protein, whose amino-acid sequence is MNAVALGSDENLRAETTWFHVFRSMFSSRDAARMGPYAVTVYLVIKAHANFNTGNSFPSIDVIADETGISRSQVIRVLKVLETFGYLKRTRAGRKNEYRLREQVSIRDGSGRQAAVATWDYLPTTVQAAMADLKNLILSGDFSGSRVVHIERLQINVTQAAGDVITINSGDFDGLPREMREALLSLHTKLVRSEAAEEVVHSSD